One window from the genome of Cyclobacterium amurskyense encodes:
- a CDS encoding NAD-dependent epimerase: MKILVTGTAGFIGMHLAKKLLDRGDEVVGLDSINDYYDVNLKKDRLRVTGIEPNNIKYGQPIKSINYPNYTFLQLNLEDKESILNLFKDQKFDKVVNLAAQAGVRYSLTNPDVYIQSNIVGFGNILEACRYNDIQHLTYASSSSIYGMNTEMPFSTSQNVDHPVSVYAASKKSNELMAHTYSHLFDLPTTGLRFFTVYGPWGRPDMALFLFTKAILEGNPIQVFNYGEMHRDFTFVGDIVEGVLNVLDNPAIPNPNWTLETGDVSKSKAPYAIYNIGNSNPIRLMDFIKVIEDCLGLEAKLELLPLQPGDVPATFADTSPLEQELGYKPDTPLSYGVGQFVDWYRNYYNV, from the coding sequence ATGAAAATATTAGTTACTGGAACTGCAGGTTTCATTGGCATGCATTTGGCAAAAAAGCTTTTGGATAGAGGTGATGAAGTGGTTGGATTGGATAGTATTAATGATTATTATGATGTAAACCTTAAAAAAGATCGATTGAGAGTAACAGGTATTGAGCCAAATAATATAAAATATGGGCAGCCTATCAAAAGTATAAATTATCCTAATTATACTTTCTTACAATTAAATCTTGAAGATAAGGAAAGTATTCTTAATCTATTTAAAGACCAAAAATTTGATAAAGTAGTCAATCTAGCGGCTCAAGCAGGAGTAAGGTATTCTTTGACAAACCCAGATGTTTATATTCAATCTAATATTGTTGGTTTTGGTAATATACTGGAAGCTTGTCGGTACAATGATATTCAGCACCTGACATATGCCTCATCCAGTTCTATATATGGAATGAATACTGAAATGCCATTTTCTACGAGTCAAAATGTGGATCATCCGGTTTCTGTTTATGCTGCTTCTAAGAAGTCAAATGAGTTAATGGCACATACTTATAGCCATCTTTTTGATCTTCCGACAACAGGATTAAGGTTTTTTACTGTATATGGACCTTGGGGTAGACCAGATATGGCACTATTTCTGTTTACAAAAGCTATACTTGAAGGAAATCCTATTCAAGTATTCAATTATGGAGAAATGCATAGAGATTTTACCTTTGTGGGGGATATAGTAGAAGGGGTTTTGAACGTGTTGGATAACCCTGCAATTCCAAATCCAAATTGGACCTTAGAAACTGGAGATGTTAGTAAATCTAAAGCCCCATATGCTATTTATAATATTGGCAACTCTAATCCTATCCGATTAATGGACTTTATAAAGGTTATTGAGGATTGTTTGGGACTTGAAGCTAAACTTGAATTGCTTCCACTTCAACCAGGTGATGTCCCGGCTACCTTTGCAGATACTTCACCACTTGAACAAGAGCTTGGTTATAAACCGGATACACCATTAAGTTATGGTGTTGGCCAATTTGTAGATTGGTATAGGAATTATTATAATGTTTAA
- a CDS encoding capsule assembly Wzi family protein, whose protein sequence is MKDQLQWWLIILLFFSSTIAVFPQNMAPGTPVLEEYGRREQLLSNSLDSLKPQGFRPDLSIKALFAKPEENTQKVYGFSVLPVQSKIQYNSKRPYGYGGYGMHNGRGYEQYLSAGLYGYLGFLHLQLQPEFVYSQNKSYQGFSSDFPIEVLVDRFHFWNRNDRPELLAKGNSNSLWWGQSSLTAKFGGFETGISTRSIWWGPGQWNSLTFSGNAESFPHLTLNSHRPLKTFLGHFEGQLIVGRLESSGMAASQNDGLNERFFLPLDEDWRYLNAIMINYQPKWVPGLFLGFSRTFQQYNDKRGTQFRDYMPIFDAFQKEKFFDDGNSVAFDSEARDQQATLFMRFVNKKAKIEIYGEYGRRDHALNWRDAILNPEHSRAYLMGFQKLVTLAKQNTYLQIRSEILHQQESVNRYIRYLGLGGRTSWATHYQVRGFTNRGKALGSGIGTGSNSQTFEVSVVEGFNKLGIMVERIANHQDFYYRAFGQDEKTLPWVDFTLGVLADRQWNNFLVGSQFQLVNGKNYQWQSDPLSTSAFPKNKSMLSFHGRIHLVYLWGGIK, encoded by the coding sequence ATGAAAGACCAATTACAATGGTGGCTGATTATTCTGCTCTTTTTTTCGAGTACAATAGCCGTTTTCCCTCAAAACATGGCTCCTGGGACGCCTGTTTTGGAAGAGTATGGCAGAAGAGAACAATTGCTATCGAATAGTTTAGATTCCTTAAAACCACAAGGCTTTAGGCCAGACCTTTCTATTAAAGCTTTATTTGCAAAACCAGAGGAAAATACTCAAAAAGTATATGGTTTTTCGGTTTTACCTGTACAATCTAAAATACAGTACAATAGCAAGAGGCCTTATGGTTACGGAGGATATGGCATGCACAATGGAAGGGGGTATGAACAATACCTAAGCGCTGGGCTATATGGATATTTAGGGTTTTTACATCTTCAATTACAGCCAGAATTTGTTTATTCTCAAAATAAAAGCTACCAGGGATTTAGCAGCGATTTTCCTATTGAAGTTTTAGTGGATAGGTTCCATTTTTGGAATAGAAATGATCGTCCAGAGTTGCTGGCGAAAGGGAATTCGAATAGTTTATGGTGGGGACAATCTAGTCTTACGGCCAAATTTGGAGGTTTTGAAACGGGGATTTCAACACGAAGCATATGGTGGGGGCCAGGTCAATGGAACTCCTTGACATTTTCAGGAAATGCTGAAAGCTTCCCTCATTTAACGTTAAATTCACACCGCCCATTAAAGACCTTTTTAGGTCATTTTGAAGGTCAGTTGATAGTGGGGCGCTTAGAGAGTTCTGGAATGGCTGCTTCGCAAAATGATGGACTCAATGAGAGATTTTTCCTACCATTGGATGAAGATTGGAGATATCTGAATGCGATAATGATCAATTACCAGCCCAAGTGGGTGCCAGGGTTGTTTTTGGGCTTTTCTCGAACATTTCAGCAATACAATGATAAAAGAGGTACACAGTTTCGTGATTACATGCCGATCTTCGATGCCTTCCAAAAAGAAAAATTCTTTGATGACGGGAATTCAGTGGCCTTTGATAGTGAGGCTAGGGACCAGCAGGCTACGTTATTTATGCGATTTGTAAACAAAAAAGCAAAAATTGAAATTTATGGAGAATATGGTAGAAGAGACCATGCTTTAAACTGGAGGGATGCAATACTTAATCCAGAGCATTCTCGAGCTTATCTAATGGGTTTTCAAAAGCTTGTCACTTTGGCAAAACAAAATACCTATCTTCAAATCCGTAGCGAAATTCTACATCAACAGGAGTCTGTAAACAGATATATTCGCTATCTAGGACTTGGAGGGAGAACATCTTGGGCCACACATTATCAAGTAAGAGGATTTACTAATCGAGGTAAAGCCTTAGGCTCTGGTATAGGGACAGGTAGTAATAGTCAAACTTTTGAGGTTTCCGTTGTTGAGGGGTTCAACAAGTTGGGGATTATGGTGGAAAGAATAGCCAATCACCAGGACTTTTATTATAGAGCTTTTGGGCAGGATGAGAAGACTCTTCCTTGGGTTGATTTTACTTTAGGCGTATTAGCTGACCGACAATGGAATAACTTTCTGGTTGGTTCCCAATTTCAATTGGTAAATGGGAAAAATTATCAGTGGCAAAGCGATCCACTTAGCACTTCTGCATTTCCAAAAAACAAAAGCATGTTGTCCTTTCATGGGAGGATTCATTTGGTGTATTTATGGGGTGGAATTAAATGA
- the pssE gene encoding PssE/Cps14G family polysaccharide biosynthesis glycosyltransferase has protein sequence MRILVTVGTTRFDSLIKYLDETFAGLDFEFTFQIADGKYEPVNFPFFTYSSDINTYYKESDLVICHAGAGTIYKLLESRKKVIIVPNTERTDNHQLDIAKYMGANGYAVTVKDFTLLPESIQKASHFDFRIFEKHDFDKTREIISFCLGKLEN, from the coding sequence ATGAGAATATTGGTAACAGTCGGAACGACTAGATTTGACTCTCTAATAAAGTATCTAGATGAAACATTTGCAGGTCTGGATTTTGAATTTACTTTTCAAATAGCCGATGGTAAATATGAACCTGTTAATTTCCCGTTTTTTACTTATAGTTCTGATATCAATACTTATTATAAAGAAAGTGATTTGGTAATTTGTCATGCTGGAGCAGGTACAATCTATAAATTACTAGAATCCAGAAAGAAGGTGATAATTGTTCCAAATACAGAAAGAACAGATAATCATCAATTGGACATAGCGAAATATATGGGGGCTAATGGATATGCGGTTACAGTTAAAGATTTCACTTTGTTACCTGAATCAATTCAAAAAGCCAGCCATTTTGATTTTAGGATATTTGAGAAACACGATTTTGATAAAACCAGAGAAATCATTTCATTTTGTTTAGGGAAACTTGAAAACTAG
- the pssD gene encoding PssD/Cps14F family polysaccharide biosynthesis glycosyltransferase produces the protein MKPKVILLIYGSGGHRAQMEKLLDRIKKEYEGTQVKFIGVSESEASIHHPIIVETYEQPPFRNKYFSLMNLLSIPLKYYNFISCFFKIQRKYNVLSIISTGPGLAIPFSVLFKMKNTRIVFIETWSRFETQSYAGKTMYRLADKFYIQNKSLAKFYPKAIYSGLL, from the coding sequence ATGAAACCTAAAGTTATACTCTTAATTTATGGCTCAGGGGGACATAGGGCCCAAATGGAAAAATTGCTTGATAGAATTAAAAAGGAGTACGAAGGAACACAAGTTAAGTTTATCGGGGTTTCAGAAAGTGAAGCTTCTATTCACCATCCTATTATTGTTGAAACTTACGAACAGCCTCCTTTTAGAAATAAGTATTTTTCTTTAATGAATCTGTTGAGCATTCCACTCAAATATTATAATTTTATTTCATGCTTTTTTAAGATTCAAAGAAAATACAATGTGCTTTCCATTATTTCAACTGGTCCTGGATTGGCTATCCCATTTTCGGTATTGTTTAAAATGAAAAACACTAGGATAGTTTTTATTGAAACATGGTCACGCTTTGAAACCCAGTCTTATGCGGGAAAAACAATGTACAGGTTAGCAGATAAATTTTATATACAAAATAAATCTTTAGCAAAATTTTACCCTAAGGCCATTTACTCCGGATTATTATGA
- a CDS encoding glycosyltransferase family 2 protein, whose protein sequence is MKGKLAIVTPAKNESKNIPNLVKSMAGQTRRPDLWIFINDGSTDDTVDVFKEEIQKYNSDFENTEIKLVNYEDEDKSYALGPKYSRIIKFGLNRILDHEKDSKFEFVGILDSDVFPEKVYYQVLLEKFESNPKLGIASASKQKEDYGTEIITSYVNKSFAPSGFRVWRRACLDQTDYTISVSQDSVSAAKAIMMGWKVESFPELEVSLRQRGAKFGYEYYGKSAYMRHVPYLYVLAGAARMYFSGKKADARQYIKGYNESAKNKINRIEDPLAIKYFKNRFFYKIIGK, encoded by the coding sequence ATGAAAGGAAAACTTGCTATAGTAACACCAGCAAAAAATGAATCCAAAAATATACCTAATTTGGTAAAAAGTATGGCTGGGCAAACTAGAAGACCAGACCTGTGGATTTTTATTAATGACGGGAGTACAGACGATACAGTGGATGTTTTTAAAGAAGAGATTCAAAAGTATAATTCTGATTTTGAAAACACTGAAATTAAACTTGTCAATTATGAGGATGAAGATAAATCTTATGCTCTTGGCCCAAAGTATAGCAGGATTATTAAATTTGGATTGAACAGAATTTTGGATCATGAGAAAGATTCTAAATTTGAATTTGTTGGAATACTTGATAGTGATGTATTCCCAGAGAAGGTTTACTACCAAGTACTTTTGGAGAAATTTGAAAGCAATCCAAAACTTGGAATTGCTTCTGCCTCTAAACAAAAAGAGGATTATGGCACGGAAATTATAACAAGTTATGTAAACAAGAGTTTTGCTCCCAGTGGTTTCAGGGTGTGGCGTAGAGCTTGTTTAGATCAAACTGATTATACAATTTCAGTATCTCAGGATTCTGTATCAGCAGCAAAAGCCATAATGATGGGATGGAAAGTAGAATCCTTTCCTGAGTTGGAAGTTAGTCTAAGACAGCGCGGAGCAAAATTTGGCTATGAATATTATGGGAAATCAGCCTATATGCGTCATGTTCCATATCTTTATGTGTTGGCAGGTGCTGCAAGAATGTATTTTTCGGGAAAGAAAGCTGATGCAAGACAGTATATCAAAGGGTATAATGAGTCAGCCAAAAATAAAATCAATAGAATTGAGGATCCATTGGCTATAAAGTATTTTAAAAATAGGTTTTTTTATAAAATAATAGGTAAATAA
- a CDS encoding O-antigen ligase family protein has protein sequence MKLSIPNSIQFKEIQKWDFFSVLIMALLFMRVMVDRSGLGAVIGLALLGCFFLLLIFRLRLPKYLLLYSSLFFLLIGYAFINAVNIHGEPFFTARGVIRYFSYFAVFILAYYSKITFKQLFWLYTIIVLIQSVLAVFQFAFSGVERPSGTFINSNHFSYFLVPYFAILLIVYNKYLPAFFVFLLSAFLGGMGGVISLLLVLFLFLSHYARRWQKIVAIALFPLFIAGAGFLMQKRVKELTDITAISERLSENQAGGGSSLVWRIVTWKLMYDELVEKDGLYTGMGLEYASLVSPYFLESSIREPHNDYLRILLEFGLFGFILFVYGMYYGLYRLRKNAIELNSTRYYAIYAALAAIYLGMIVGNIVVLNTLWWLLLTIIAIMHKDDKQIEFKASV, from the coding sequence TTGAAATTATCCATACCTAATAGTATTCAATTTAAAGAAATCCAGAAATGGGATTTTTTTTCTGTGTTAATAATGGCTCTACTCTTTATGAGAGTCATGGTTGATAGATCAGGATTGGGTGCAGTTATAGGTCTGGCTTTGCTAGGCTGTTTCTTTTTATTACTAATTTTTAGGTTAAGGTTGCCGAAATACCTACTCCTTTATTCTTCATTGTTTTTCCTATTAATTGGGTATGCATTTATTAATGCTGTTAATATACATGGTGAACCATTTTTTACCGCTCGAGGAGTAATTCGTTATTTCTCGTATTTCGCAGTATTTATTTTAGCCTATTACAGTAAGATTACTTTTAAACAATTATTTTGGTTGTATACAATAATAGTTCTAATACAGAGTGTTTTAGCAGTGTTCCAATTTGCATTTTCGGGTGTTGAAAGACCTAGTGGGACATTTATTAATTCAAATCACTTTAGTTATTTTCTAGTCCCTTATTTTGCCATTTTACTGATTGTTTACAACAAGTACTTACCTGCATTTTTTGTTTTCCTTTTATCTGCTTTTTTAGGAGGAATGGGAGGGGTTATCAGTTTATTATTGGTCCTTTTTCTATTTTTATCGCATTATGCTAGGCGTTGGCAAAAGATAGTTGCCATTGCTTTATTCCCTTTATTCATCGCTGGGGCCGGGTTTTTAATGCAAAAAAGAGTAAAAGAATTAACCGATATTACAGCTATTTCAGAAAGATTGTCGGAAAACCAAGCCGGTGGAGGTAGCTCTCTTGTGTGGAGGATTGTTACCTGGAAGTTAATGTACGACGAACTTGTAGAGAAAGATGGACTTTACACTGGAATGGGTTTGGAATATGCCTCATTAGTAAGTCCCTATTTTTTAGAAAGTAGTATAAGGGAGCCACATAATGATTATTTGAGAATTCTTTTAGAGTTTGGTTTGTTTGGGTTTATTCTATTTGTATATGGCATGTATTATGGTTTGTATAGATTAAGGAAGAATGCAATTGAGTTGAATTCCACACGTTATTATGCCATTTACGCTGCTTTGGCAGCGATTTATTTAGGAATGATTGTTGGTAATATTGTAGTATTAAACACCCTTTGGTGGTTGTTATTAACTATCATTGCAATTATGCATAAAGATGATAAACAAATAGAATTTAAAGCGTCCGTATAA
- a CDS encoding glycosyltransferase family 2 protein: MFSIIIPIYNKFPHLDRSINSVLNQKFGEWELILVDDGSSDGSFEKAKSYTDKRIRVFQRKQPGPGGYAARNLGIAKAKYDWVAFLDADDEWMDHHLITFLELINYQPEAKILSTSWTDNFEENKEGRFFPNTYNKRHHSKGIHEIDLKKFLKNSIDGAPPFWTGALGFRTELLKEIGGFPEGRCKRGGDVDTWLRAIFYGELAIWSPELTVVYHRDSVNMVTKVEGFELGCESTTVQKLASLTIDDQVSSLLYKFLNARVVSRWLQTLRVGKNPDSLWGKVKWKHLTKKGLVITFWSILPSSVTKQLYRLISKGKYD; this comes from the coding sequence ATGTTTAGCATAATTATACCTATTTACAATAAGTTTCCACATTTAGACCGATCCATAAACTCGGTATTGAATCAAAAATTTGGGGAATGGGAACTCATTCTGGTAGATGATGGGTCTTCTGATGGCAGCTTTGAAAAAGCGAAGTCATATACTGATAAAAGAATACGGGTATTTCAGAGAAAGCAGCCGGGGCCTGGTGGTTATGCTGCCAGAAACTTAGGCATAGCTAAAGCTAAATACGATTGGGTGGCGTTTCTAGATGCCGATGATGAGTGGATGGACCATCATTTAATAACTTTTTTGGAATTAATTAATTATCAACCTGAAGCTAAAATCCTTTCCACCTCTTGGACCGACAATTTTGAAGAAAACAAGGAAGGTAGGTTTTTTCCTAACACCTATAATAAAAGACATCATTCTAAAGGAATACATGAAATAGACCTCAAGAAATTTTTGAAAAACAGTATAGATGGAGCACCACCATTTTGGACAGGTGCTTTAGGTTTCCGTACTGAGTTGCTTAAAGAAATAGGAGGTTTTCCTGAGGGAAGATGTAAAAGAGGTGGCGATGTAGATACTTGGTTGAGGGCCATCTTTTATGGAGAGTTGGCCATTTGGTCCCCTGAATTAACCGTTGTTTATCATAGAGACTCTGTAAATATGGTAACTAAGGTAGAAGGATTTGAATTGGGTTGCGAGTCAACTACTGTTCAAAAATTGGCCTCTTTAACCATTGACGATCAAGTCAGCAGTTTGTTGTATAAGTTTTTAAATGCCAGGGTGGTGAGCAGGTGGCTACAAACTTTAAGAGTGGGGAAAAATCCTGATTCTTTGTGGGGTAAAGTAAAGTGGAAGCACTTAACTAAAAAGGGCTTAGTAATTACATTTTGGTCTATTTTACCTTCAAGTGTAACCAAGCAGCTATATCGATTAATAAGTAAAGGCAAGTACGATTAA
- a CDS encoding GumC domain-containing protein: MNKRISHMDRFIKKSLQEQEILIKDLINLIIVFKKWIVIVAVTVFSLGLVYLLTSSEEFTTSSKLLMEQSGGLNSKALGGLASITGLGNLGIGNQNTEALPPDLIPELVLESDFLEKLLYEKVYLKEASDSVSLVEFVNEYEKYNFYYHLVRLPGKVKSMFLPNTNVETEKNDTSISHEDEAILAFDARERKTIAQLRKRIEVEKEDRLLLIKTKMPEPLASAQLNEILSRFLKEYLTKIILDKDLKNFEFIEERTKEAKKRVEQTQKKLANFRDGNRGINSQLLKTEEDRLLADFNLEFSVYNSLAQQMEQSRIKVQNATPLMTVFQKPQLPTNPSEPKFLLLGIVFLVLGGILGILFFFGLLILRMLTIHFSHV; the protein is encoded by the coding sequence ATGAATAAACGAATTTCCCATATGGACCGATTTATTAAAAAATCGCTCCAAGAACAAGAAATATTAATTAAGGACTTAATTAATTTAATTATTGTCTTTAAAAAATGGATTGTCATTGTTGCAGTGACAGTTTTCTCCTTAGGCTTGGTTTATCTTCTGACATCTTCTGAAGAGTTCACTACTTCTTCCAAATTATTGATGGAGCAGTCTGGCGGATTAAATTCAAAAGCCCTTGGTGGCTTGGCATCCATTACTGGCTTAGGGAATCTAGGTATAGGAAATCAAAATACTGAGGCCTTACCTCCAGATTTGATTCCAGAGCTTGTTTTAGAAAGTGATTTCTTAGAGAAATTACTTTATGAAAAAGTTTACTTAAAAGAAGCAAGTGATAGTGTTTCTCTTGTGGAATTTGTCAACGAATATGAAAAATATAATTTTTACTACCATTTAGTAAGGTTGCCAGGTAAAGTGAAATCTATGTTTTTACCCAATACAAATGTAGAAACAGAAAAAAATGACACGTCTATTTCTCATGAAGATGAAGCCATATTAGCATTTGATGCAAGAGAAAGAAAAACAATTGCACAACTAAGAAAAAGAATTGAAGTAGAAAAGGAAGATCGGCTATTATTGATTAAAACAAAAATGCCAGAACCATTAGCAAGTGCACAGCTAAATGAAATTTTAAGCCGTTTCCTAAAAGAATATTTGACCAAAATAATATTGGATAAGGACCTTAAGAATTTTGAGTTTATAGAAGAAAGAACTAAGGAGGCTAAGAAAAGGGTAGAGCAAACCCAGAAAAAATTAGCGAACTTCAGAGACGGAAACAGAGGGATAAATTCCCAACTATTAAAGACGGAAGAAGACCGACTTCTGGCTGATTTTAATTTAGAGTTTAGTGTTTATAATTCATTGGCACAGCAAATGGAACAGTCAAGGATTAAAGTGCAAAATGCGACTCCTTTAATGACTGTTTTCCAGAAGCCTCAATTGCCTACCAATCCTAGTGAACCAAAGTTTTTATTATTGGGAATTGTCTTTCTTGTATTAGGCGGGATTTTAGGGATTTTGTTCTTCTTTGGACTTTTAATTTTAAGGATGCTAACAATTCATTTTTCACATGTTTAG
- a CDS encoding glycosyltransferase, with the protein MDSEKKLTIIVSVIIPTYRDWDRLELCLKALERQSFPSEKFEVIVINNDPSDSVPNWLSINGWRVIEEKKPGSYAARNSGIRKAKGEILAFTDSDCIPDKDWLLEGVGELEKSGVSRLGGKIELFKPKNGSRYAFVYEKYFAFQQERNVKVFKKSVTGNFFAKKFLFDKYGYFDESLMSGGDFFWNLKLSALGEEIAYAELATINHPSRESIIKIAIKKQRTILGYYKETYSSLNFGKQILTLFKRVLPPIFRINYIRFESVSDYFRVLMIRWYVELVGVKYLIKLKWADRKAKTN; encoded by the coding sequence ATGGATAGTGAAAAAAAACTTACAATAATAGTTTCAGTTATTATTCCAACTTATAGGGATTGGGATAGACTAGAACTATGTTTGAAAGCACTAGAAAGACAAAGCTTTCCTTCTGAAAAATTTGAGGTCATTGTAATTAATAATGACCCTTCAGATTCTGTACCAAATTGGTTGTCAATCAATGGATGGAGAGTTATTGAAGAAAAAAAACCAGGCTCCTATGCCGCAAGAAATTCAGGTATTAGGAAAGCCAAGGGTGAAATTCTTGCATTTACAGATTCAGATTGTATACCAGATAAGGATTGGCTTTTAGAAGGGGTAGGGGAGTTAGAAAAATCGGGAGTTTCTAGGCTTGGAGGGAAGATAGAATTATTTAAACCTAAAAATGGAAGCCGATACGCATTCGTTTACGAAAAATACTTTGCCTTTCAGCAAGAGAGGAATGTTAAGGTATTTAAAAAGTCAGTAACAGGTAATTTCTTCGCTAAGAAATTTCTTTTTGATAAATATGGTTATTTCGATGAAAGTTTAATGTCCGGAGGTGATTTTTTCTGGAATCTTAAATTAAGTGCTTTGGGTGAAGAAATAGCTTATGCTGAATTGGCAACTATAAACCATCCTTCCAGAGAATCAATTATTAAGATTGCCATCAAAAAGCAGCGAACAATTTTAGGATATTATAAAGAGACGTATTCTTCGCTCAATTTTGGAAAGCAAATATTGACCCTATTTAAAAGGGTATTGCCACCCATTTTCAGGATAAACTATATCCGGTTTGAGTCTGTTTCAGACTATTTTCGGGTACTGATGATTAGATGGTATGTGGAATTAGTAGGAGTAAAATATTTAATAAAATTGAAGTGGGCAGATAGAAAAGCCAAAACCAATTAA